The following are from one region of the Pseudomonas putida genome:
- a CDS encoding aldehyde dehydrogenase family protein — translation MSLTSVSRVAVQQPALIDVYSPFDGSLVGSVANLAADAVPGLLVRARQGVRESAALPRHRRASILEQAARLIERDAADFAGLIVDEAGKTLRQAEKEVKRCINTLKLSAEEARRNAGEVVPFDAYEGSESRQGWFTREPLGLILAITPYNDPLNLVAHKLGPAIAGGNAVILKPSELAPLSALKLVQYLVAAGLPETVVTVATGGAELGKALVAVREVRMISFTGGFATGEQIARGAGLKKLAMDLGGNAPVLVLKDCDLEATVESCVSGAFWAAGQNCIGTQRILVDASIYEAFRQRFVALTQAMVVGDPGLHETDMGPMITEAAARQIEERVNQALQGGARLLCGHRRQGASYAPTVLEGVDHASRLWREEVFAPVVMLAPFEDIEQAISLANAPEYSLHAGVFTRDLSLALSLAKRIEAGGVMINDSSDYRFDAMPFGGSKYGSLGREGVRFAYEDMTQPKVVCLNQLG, via the coding sequence ATGAGCCTGACTTCCGTGTCCCGGGTAGCCGTCCAGCAACCCGCTTTGATCGATGTGTACAGCCCCTTCGACGGTAGCCTGGTCGGCAGCGTCGCCAACCTTGCTGCCGATGCCGTGCCAGGCCTGCTGGTTCGTGCCCGTCAGGGCGTACGCGAAAGCGCCGCGCTGCCCCGGCACCGTCGCGCCAGCATTCTGGAGCAGGCCGCGCGGCTCATCGAGCGCGATGCAGCAGATTTTGCCGGCCTGATTGTCGACGAAGCGGGCAAGACCCTGCGTCAGGCCGAAAAGGAGGTGAAGCGCTGTATCAATACCCTCAAGCTGTCTGCCGAGGAAGCGCGGCGCAACGCCGGCGAGGTGGTGCCTTTCGATGCCTATGAAGGCTCGGAGTCGCGTCAGGGCTGGTTCACCCGCGAGCCGTTGGGGCTGATCCTGGCCATTACCCCGTACAACGACCCGCTCAACCTGGTGGCGCACAAGCTGGGGCCAGCGATTGCTGGAGGCAATGCGGTCATTCTGAAGCCTTCGGAGCTGGCCCCGCTTTCTGCCTTGAAACTGGTGCAGTACCTGGTCGCTGCGGGCCTGCCGGAGACCGTGGTCACCGTGGCCACTGGCGGTGCCGAACTGGGCAAGGCCCTGGTGGCCGTGCGTGAAGTGCGGATGATTTCCTTCACGGGCGGCTTCGCCACGGGCGAACAGATTGCCCGGGGGGCGGGCCTGAAAAAACTTGCCATGGACCTGGGGGGGAACGCGCCGGTACTGGTATTGAAGGACTGCGACCTCGAGGCCACTGTCGAGTCTTGTGTGTCTGGCGCATTCTGGGCAGCGGGGCAGAACTGCATCGGCACCCAGCGCATCCTGGTGGACGCTTCGATCTATGAGGCGTTCCGCCAGCGCTTCGTCGCCTTGACCCAGGCGATGGTGGTAGGGGATCCAGGCCTGCACGAAACCGACATGGGGCCAATGATCACCGAAGCCGCGGCCCGGCAGATTGAAGAGCGCGTGAACCAGGCCCTGCAGGGCGGTGCCCGCCTGCTCTGCGGTCATCGCCGCCAGGGGGCCAGCTATGCGCCGACGGTGCTGGAGGGTGTTGACCACGCCAGCCGGCTGTGGCGTGAGGAGGTCTTCGCACCGGTGGTGATGCTGGCGCCTTTCGAGGATATCGAGCAGGCAATATCACTGGCCAACGCCCCGGAGTACAGCTTGCATGCTGGTGTGTTCACCCGTGACTTGTCCTTGGCACTTAGCCTGGCGAAGCGCATAGAGGCTGGCGGCGTGATGATCAACGACTCGTCCGACTACCGCTTCGATGCCATGCCATTCGGTGGCTCCAAGTATGGAAGCCTTGGCCGCGAGGGGGTGAGGTTTGCCTACGAGGACATGACCCAGCCCAAAGTCGTCTGCCTCAACCAGTTGGGATAA
- a CDS encoding Lrp/AsnC family transcriptional regulator, whose product MKRILDPLDERILAELTANARIAHAELGLKVNLSRNAVRQRIERLERDGAIQGYTLRIGEGRRPSSLINAVIFVYRYDRMRGEAVLDALRQIPEVIQCEVLSGEFDLLLRVEASSPERVHHVWKEIAAMPGVENTVTSFVLATVI is encoded by the coding sequence ATGAAGCGCATCCTCGATCCCCTGGACGAGCGTATCCTCGCCGAACTCACCGCCAATGCACGCATTGCCCATGCCGAGCTGGGGCTCAAGGTGAACCTGTCGCGCAATGCGGTACGCCAGCGCATCGAGCGCCTGGAGCGTGACGGCGCCATCCAGGGCTATACCCTGCGCATCGGTGAGGGGCGGCGGCCGAGTTCGTTGATCAACGCGGTCATCTTCGTCTACCGCTATGACCGCATGCGCGGAGAAGCTGTGCTCGATGCATTGCGCCAGATTCCCGAGGTGATCCAGTGTGAAGTACTCAGCGGTGAATTCGACCTGCTGCTGCGCGTCGAGGCTTCCAGCCCGGAACGGGTGCACCATGTATGGAAGGAGATTGCCGCCATGCCGGGGGTCGAGAACACCGTCACATCCTTCGTCCTGGCCACGGTGATCTGA
- a CDS encoding LysR substrate-binding domain-containing protein: MTQKTLPPLNWLRAFEVSARYLNFTHAAEELHLTQGAVSQQIRHLESQLGVALFKRLPRGLGLTEEGQSYLPVVQDAISRLAVGTNEIFGQRQRRPLKVRGSLSFLHFWLAPRLADFRRSHPQVDIRYISNLWVKELDAEDDLEIRWGSGQWAGVEAQRLTRDVLVPVCSPALIADSPLREPRDLARVPLLHVLGYEEGWGYWLERVGADQVDSSSGLQFDTLVATLRMAELGLGVALARSSLVEDLLQEGRLVAPFAQRIEASESFYLVRGLGEALSTDAQAFSHWLVAMAHR; the protein is encoded by the coding sequence ATGACCCAGAAAACCCTGCCCCCCTTGAACTGGCTCAGAGCCTTCGAAGTGTCGGCGCGTTACCTGAACTTCACCCATGCCGCCGAGGAACTGCACCTCACCCAGGGGGCCGTCAGCCAGCAGATTCGTCACCTCGAAAGCCAGTTGGGGGTGGCGCTGTTCAAGCGCCTGCCCCGGGGGCTGGGGTTGACTGAAGAGGGCCAGTCCTACCTGCCGGTGGTGCAGGATGCGATAAGCCGCCTGGCGGTGGGCACCAATGAAATTTTCGGGCAGCGCCAGCGTCGGCCCTTGAAAGTACGCGGCAGCCTGTCGTTCCTGCACTTCTGGCTGGCGCCCCGACTGGCCGATTTTCGCCGTTCGCACCCACAGGTGGACATCCGCTACATCAGCAACCTGTGGGTCAAGGAACTGGATGCCGAGGACGACCTGGAAATCCGCTGGGGCAGCGGCCAGTGGGCTGGCGTGGAGGCGCAGCGCCTGACCCGTGACGTACTGGTGCCGGTCTGCTCGCCTGCGCTGATTGCCGACTCCCCGCTACGCGAGCCGCGCGACCTGGCCCGCGTCCCGTTGCTGCATGTGCTGGGTTACGAGGAGGGGTGGGGTTATTGGCTGGAGCGGGTTGGCGCCGACCAGGTCGACTCTTCCAGCGGCCTGCAGTTCGACACCCTGGTGGCGACCTTGCGCATGGCGGAACTGGGGCTTGGCGTGGCACTGGCGCGTTCGTCGCTGGTCGAGGACTTGCTGCAGGAGGGGCGGCTGGTGGCCCCTTTTGCCCAGCGCATCGAGGCGAGCGAGTCGTTTTACCTGGTACGTGGCCTGGGTGAGGCGTTGTCCACGGATGCCCAGGCCTTCAGCCACTGGCTGGTGGCGATGGCCCACCGTTAA
- a CDS encoding cystathionine gamma-synthase family protein: MNNNEKVVGNAAVGIGTRVVWGGEQVQHPYNATQTPIVVSAAYGYNDIDAWYDVAQGKLPGYIYSRMSNPTVATLEAKLCELEQAESAVAFSSGMAAISAVLHTFLSSGKRVVSTRDSYGGTNKIFEEFLPRMGVQVCLCDTLDTEALEREIAAGCDLLYLETPTNPTLKVLDIQRLSAAARQAGAVVVADNTFATPLNQNPLALGVDVVVHSATKFLSGHGDVLGGVVCGAEPLMAQVRHYREINGAALDPFSAYLIIRGIKTLALRVRQQQASAQALAHYLTSEPLVEAVNYPGLPQHAGYAIAKAQMRGFGAIVSFVLKGGMPTVARLLPRLKYAHRAGNLGAVETIYGPARTTSHVENTLEERLALGISEGLVRISVGIEDTEDLLADLAQACASVRQELAAAKELHGDEDACLAEVQA, encoded by the coding sequence ATGAACAACAACGAAAAAGTCGTGGGCAATGCAGCGGTCGGTATCGGTACGCGAGTGGTGTGGGGTGGGGAACAGGTCCAGCACCCGTACAACGCTACCCAGACCCCGATCGTGGTAAGCGCCGCCTACGGCTACAACGACATCGATGCCTGGTACGACGTGGCGCAGGGCAAATTGCCGGGCTACATCTACAGCCGCATGAGCAACCCGACAGTCGCCACACTGGAAGCGAAGCTGTGCGAGCTGGAACAGGCCGAGTCGGCGGTGGCATTCAGCAGCGGCATGGCTGCCATCAGTGCCGTGCTGCATACCTTCCTCTCAAGCGGCAAGCGCGTTGTATCGACCCGCGACAGTTACGGCGGCACCAACAAGATTTTCGAAGAGTTCCTGCCGCGCATGGGCGTGCAAGTCTGCCTGTGCGACACCCTCGACACCGAGGCGCTGGAACGCGAGATCGCCGCAGGTTGCGACCTGCTGTATCTGGAAACCCCTACCAACCCCACCCTGAAAGTACTGGACATCCAGCGCCTGAGCGCTGCCGCCCGGCAGGCCGGCGCTGTGGTGGTGGCCGACAACACCTTTGCCACGCCGCTGAACCAGAACCCGTTGGCCCTGGGCGTGGACGTGGTAGTGCACAGCGCGACCAAGTTCCTGTCCGGGCACGGTGACGTGCTGGGTGGGGTGGTGTGTGGTGCCGAGCCGTTGATGGCGCAGGTACGCCACTACCGCGAGATCAACGGTGCAGCGCTGGACCCGTTTTCCGCCTACCTGATCATCCGCGGTATCAAGACGCTGGCCCTGCGCGTGCGTCAGCAGCAGGCCAGTGCCCAGGCCCTGGCGCATTACCTGACCAGCGAACCGCTGGTTGAAGCGGTCAACTACCCCGGGTTGCCTCAGCACGCGGGCTATGCGATCGCCAAGGCGCAGATGCGCGGCTTCGGCGCCATCGTCAGCTTCGTGCTCAAAGGTGGCATGCCCACCGTGGCGCGGTTGCTGCCGCGCCTGAAGTACGCCCATCGGGCGGGCAACCTGGGCGCGGTAGAAACCATCTACGGCCCGGCGCGTACCACCAGCCATGTGGAAAACACCCTCGAAGAACGCCTGGCCCTGGGTATTTCCGAAGGGCTGGTGCGCATTTCGGTGGGCATCGAGGACACCGAGGACCTGCTGGCAGACCTGGCACAGGCCTGTGCATCGGTGCGCCAGGAGTTGGCCGCAGCAAAGGAACTGCACGGTGACGAAGACGCCTGCCTGGCCGAAGTACAGGCCTGA
- a CDS encoding amino acid permease, with product MSLQTTTTRNASAHSFKQDMQTRHIVMLALGGVIGTGLFLTSGYTVNQAGPLGAVIAYILGAIMVYLVMMCLGELAVHMPEVGSFSSYATRYLGPGTGYMVAWMYWLTWTVAIGSEFTAAGILMVRWFPDTPVWIWSALFGFAVFISNIISVRSFAETEFWLSLIKVLAVIAFLVVGGGAILGVFEITQAHSAGLGNFTREGLFPTGFWSIAMTLLAVAFAFSGTELIGIAAGETRDPEKNVPKAIRTTVLRLALFFVGTIFVLATLLPREQAGVVESPFVMVFAMIGIPYAADIMNFVIITALLSAANSGLYAAARMLWTLSDQGNMPRRYAALSRRGTPFNAIVLSMAGGMASLLSSVFAPDTIYLALVSISGLAVVVVWISIAASQMAFRRHYIANGGKLEDLKFRVRGYPFVPLAAIFCCLLACIGIAFDPAQRVALYFGLPFIAWCYLAYWLTCKFRSRRAGPLEVVAPGSEAARAG from the coding sequence ATGTCCCTGCAGACAACGACAACGAGAAATGCTTCGGCGCACAGCTTCAAGCAGGATATGCAAACTCGCCATATCGTCATGCTGGCGCTGGGCGGTGTCATCGGTACCGGCCTGTTCCTGACGTCGGGCTACACCGTCAACCAGGCGGGCCCGCTGGGGGCGGTCATCGCCTATATCCTTGGCGCGATCATGGTCTACCTGGTGATGATGTGCCTGGGTGAACTGGCGGTACACATGCCGGAAGTCGGCTCGTTCAGCAGTTACGCCACGCGCTACCTCGGGCCGGGTACAGGCTACATGGTGGCCTGGATGTACTGGCTGACCTGGACCGTGGCCATCGGCTCGGAATTCACCGCTGCCGGTATCCTGATGGTGCGCTGGTTCCCGGACACGCCGGTGTGGATATGGAGTGCGCTGTTCGGGTTTGCGGTGTTCATCAGCAATATCATTTCGGTGCGGTCGTTTGCCGAAACCGAATTCTGGCTGTCACTGATCAAGGTGCTGGCGGTGATTGCCTTCCTGGTGGTGGGCGGCGGCGCGATCCTGGGCGTTTTCGAAATTACCCAGGCGCACAGTGCCGGGCTGGGCAACTTCACCCGCGAAGGGCTGTTCCCCACGGGCTTCTGGTCGATCGCCATGACCCTGCTGGCGGTAGCCTTCGCGTTCTCGGGCACCGAGTTGATCGGCATCGCCGCCGGCGAAACCCGCGACCCGGAAAAGAACGTGCCCAAGGCCATCCGCACCACGGTCCTGCGCCTGGCGCTGTTCTTCGTCGGCACCATCTTTGTATTGGCTACCTTGTTGCCGCGTGAACAGGCCGGGGTGGTTGAAAGCCCGTTCGTGATGGTCTTTGCCATGATCGGTATCCCCTATGCCGCAGACATCATGAACTTCGTCATCATCACGGCACTGCTGTCGGCGGCCAACTCCGGGCTCTATGCTGCGGCGCGCATGCTGTGGACCCTCAGCGACCAAGGCAACATGCCCCGCCGGTATGCGGCCCTGTCGCGTCGTGGCACGCCGTTCAACGCCATTGTCCTGAGCATGGCGGGCGGCATGGCTTCGCTGCTGAGCAGTGTGTTTGCCCCAGACACCATCTACCTGGCGCTGGTGTCCATTTCCGGGTTGGCGGTGGTGGTGGTGTGGATCAGCATCGCGGCCAGCCAAATGGCTTTCCGCCGCCATTACATCGCCAATGGCGGCAAGCTCGAAGATCTGAAGTTCCGGGTGCGCGGCTACCCGTTCGTGCCGCTGGCGGCGATCTTCTGCTGCTTACTGGCCTGCATCGGCATTGCCTTCGACCCGGCCCAGCGCGTGGCCCTGTACTTCGGCTTGCCCTTCATTGCCTGGTGCTACCTGGCCTATTGGCTGACGTGCAAGTTCCGCAGCCGCCGGGCAGGCCCGCTGGAAGTCGTCGCGCCAGGTTCCGAGGCCGCCAGGGCAGGGTGA